The Sorangiineae bacterium MSr11367 genome window below encodes:
- a CDS encoding SDR family oxidoreductase, with the protein MTTKQVMIITGASRGIGAATARCAAARGYAVAVNFARDEGAAARVTSELTALGVEALAVRADVSRQDEVRRLFETVDAELGAVTVLVNNAGVVDRQCRVDAMDEERLLRMFSMNVVGSFLCAREAIRRMSTRYGGTGGCIVNVSSAAARLGSPGEYVDYAAAKGAIDTFTLGLAREVAAEGIRVNAVRPGIILTDIHASGGDPARAERLAPHLPMQRAGTADEVAEAIVWLASPAASYTTGAIVDVTGGR; encoded by the coding sequence ATGACCACGAAGCAGGTGATGATCATCACGGGCGCCAGCCGCGGCATTGGTGCGGCCACCGCGCGGTGTGCTGCTGCACGTGGCTACGCCGTGGCGGTCAACTTCGCACGCGATGAAGGCGCCGCCGCACGCGTGACCTCCGAGCTGACCGCGCTCGGCGTGGAGGCCCTTGCGGTTCGGGCCGACGTGAGCCGGCAGGACGAGGTGCGCCGCCTCTTCGAGACGGTGGATGCCGAGCTCGGAGCGGTCACGGTGCTCGTGAACAACGCGGGCGTCGTCGATCGGCAATGCCGGGTCGACGCCATGGATGAAGAGCGGCTTTTGCGCATGTTCTCCATGAACGTGGTCGGAAGCTTCCTCTGCGCACGCGAAGCCATCCGACGCATGTCCACGCGCTACGGCGGCACGGGAGGGTGCATCGTCAACGTGTCCTCGGCCGCCGCACGTCTCGGCTCGCCCGGCGAGTACGTCGATTATGCCGCCGCGAAGGGGGCCATCGACACGTTCACCCTCGGACTTGCGCGCGAGGTTGCCGCCGAGGGCATCCGCGTGAACGCCGTGCGTCCGGGGATCATCCTGACGGACATTCACGCCAGCGGAGGCGATCCTGCCCGCGCCGAGCGTCTCGCGCCCCATTTGCCCATGCAGCGCGCAGGCACCGCCGACGAGGTGGCCGAGGCCATCGTGTGGCTCGCCTCCCCGGCCGCATCGTACACGACGGGCGCCATCGTGGACGTGACCGGCGGCCGCTGA
- a CDS encoding TetR/AcrR family transcriptional regulator C-terminal domain-containing protein: MSERTKSTPIWDRPEPAPRPTPGPLSRERIVRAAMGIADAEGLVSVSLRKVGAALEAGPMRLYGYLSTKEELLELMVDAVYGEILSVGPIEGDWREALRGMAHRTRQATRQHPWFVDLLGGRPNLGPHALRYLETSLATLSTLANIDDALQAFRTVHAYVIGAIRSEATELRAELETGMDKAAWQTANGPYVLRQIATGQFPMLARIVQEATHPSPDAVFDAGLECVLDGIAARLARG, translated from the coding sequence ATGAGCGAGCGAACGAAGTCCACCCCGATCTGGGACCGCCCCGAGCCCGCGCCGCGGCCGACGCCGGGTCCACTGAGTCGCGAACGCATCGTTCGCGCGGCCATGGGCATCGCGGATGCGGAGGGACTCGTCTCCGTGTCGCTGCGCAAAGTCGGTGCGGCGCTCGAGGCGGGGCCGATGCGCTTGTACGGCTACCTCTCGACCAAAGAGGAGTTGCTCGAGCTCATGGTGGATGCCGTTTACGGAGAGATCCTCTCCGTGGGGCCCATCGAGGGGGATTGGCGCGAAGCCCTGCGAGGCATGGCGCATCGCACGCGCCAAGCCACCCGACAGCATCCGTGGTTCGTCGATCTCTTGGGCGGCCGTCCGAATCTGGGGCCCCATGCGCTTCGTTACCTCGAAACCTCACTTGCCACATTGAGCACATTGGCAAACATCGACGACGCGCTTCAGGCCTTCCGCACCGTCCACGCCTACGTGATCGGGGCCATCCGCAGCGAGGCCACCGAGCTGCGGGCGGAGCTGGAAACCGGGATGGACAAAGCCGCATGGCAAACCGCAAACGGCCCGTACGTCCTGCGCCAAATCGCCACCGGGCAATTTCCCATGCTTGCCAGGATCGTGCAGGAGGCCACGCACCCGTCGCCCGACGCGGTCTTCGACGCGGGCCTCGAGTGCGTGCTCGACGGAATCGCGGCGCGCCTCGCGCGCGGTTGA
- a CDS encoding FAD-dependent monooxygenase, translated as METIETSVVVVGGGLVGSSSALFLAWRGVPTVLIERYPGSSPHPRAVGYRSRTLELYRAVGLGSVIPQTPPNMVLRRARVESLAGKWIQEEAPWSPPEKDEAKAIEHSPCLGAAIAQDRLEPILRDKAIELGADVRLQTEMTAFEQDAEGVTVHVRGPDGREYAVRAAYLIAADGHRSPIREALGIGRTGRGFMRTARSVLFRAPLDEYLRSGVSQFNIEQPDLSAFLTTYRDGRWVLIFSDDRERDDAGLRDAIAKATGRPDLPIEILTTGRWELSALIADSFRSGRVFLAGDAAHTLPPNRGGYGANTGIEDAHNLAWKLSSVLSGVSTPALLDTYDAERRPIAWLRHDQIFARSDFKAFATTEAPHGPVFDDAAMELGQLYRSHAVIGAGAELAPARRPEQWAGHLARAHRTRGFCAAATKRCPRSISTSMAGSS; from the coding sequence ATGGAAACGATTGAAACGTCGGTGGTCGTGGTAGGTGGCGGGCTGGTCGGCTCGTCTTCCGCGCTTTTTCTCGCATGGCGCGGCGTTCCAACCGTGCTCATCGAACGGTACCCGGGCAGCTCGCCGCATCCGCGCGCCGTCGGTTACCGGTCGCGAACGCTCGAGCTGTATCGAGCGGTCGGGCTCGGTTCCGTCATCCCGCAGACGCCGCCGAACATGGTGTTGCGGCGCGCGCGGGTCGAGAGCCTCGCCGGGAAATGGATCCAAGAGGAGGCGCCCTGGTCGCCGCCCGAGAAGGACGAGGCGAAGGCCATCGAGCATTCACCCTGTCTGGGGGCAGCCATTGCGCAAGATCGTCTCGAGCCCATCCTGCGCGACAAGGCCATCGAGCTCGGTGCGGACGTGCGGCTTCAAACCGAGATGACGGCCTTCGAGCAAGACGCCGAGGGCGTGACCGTCCACGTGCGCGGGCCCGATGGGCGCGAGTACGCCGTGCGCGCGGCGTACCTGATCGCCGCCGACGGTCATCGCAGCCCGATCCGCGAGGCCTTGGGCATCGGCCGCACGGGGCGCGGCTTCATGCGGACCGCGCGCAGTGTTCTCTTTCGCGCCCCGCTCGACGAGTACCTCCGCAGCGGTGTTTCGCAGTTCAACATCGAGCAGCCCGACCTGAGCGCGTTCCTCACCACCTATCGCGACGGCCGCTGGGTGCTCATCTTTTCCGACGATCGCGAGCGGGACGACGCGGGGCTGCGCGATGCGATTGCCAAGGCCACGGGGCGTCCCGATCTGCCGATCGAGATCCTCACCACGGGCCGGTGGGAGTTGAGCGCCCTCATCGCGGACTCGTTCCGCTCGGGTCGCGTCTTTCTCGCCGGCGATGCCGCGCACACGCTGCCGCCCAACCGCGGTGGCTATGGCGCGAACACCGGCATCGAGGATGCGCACAACCTCGCGTGGAAGCTGTCCTCCGTTCTCTCGGGGGTCTCGACTCCGGCATTGCTCGACACCTACGACGCCGAGCGGCGCCCCATCGCATGGCTGCGCCACGATCAGATCTTCGCGCGTTCCGACTTCAAGGCGTTCGCCACGACCGAGGCGCCGCATGGGCCCGTCTTCGACGATGCTGCCATGGAGCTCGGCCAATTGTACCGATCGCACGCGGTGATCGGCGCCGGCGCGGAGCTCGCGCCTGCACGGCGTCCCGAACAATGGGCGGGGCACCTGGCACGCGCGCACCGCACGCGTGGGTTCTGCGCGGCGGCCACGAAAAGGTGTCCACGCTCGATCTCTACCAGCATGGCTGGGTCCTCCTGA
- a CDS encoding esterase-like activity of phytase family protein, giving the protein MIRLGRAVAGLVAGSFLVVGCTGDDGANGAPGHDGKDGANAGKTDKWGVSESDPPGLVGRAVLPAATFAPGPPSGEITGGFWPSQPVQGFSSLVDLGDGSFYALVDNGFGGIENSADAMLRIYRVRPSYKTSSGGSGGVDVLSYIELRDPDKKVKFTIVNQFTSRRLLTGADFDPESLRVAADGTLWIGDEFGPFLLHFDSSGKLLDAPYSLPDFERPGQFVRSPQNPWLEEASAIRVMNAAKAHGRAHGVTKTPVFSPWHVHVVDADTTGNRGFNTQRDNFDKPNTPGANGNTGLQAANDEIVRLTKSPGSFPSIQAAGYPVVTWTVNDAPRMKEMLDLGVNGIISDRPDILYSTIAAYDANKDGKPGDLLDADGLIDRSKVDAQAHRGGRDLRPENTIPSYEVGLDNLISTLEMDCGLTADNVPVMYHDRDFRGSLPGEPKKSRRKGGAALPVHIKDVTLASIQDVSSPILNDGVIRTGTPQTNDPALSPVARAFWAQRHRGADEIYMMPSLAQVFEFVDFYVDYYKNGEGKSHADAAKRWKNAARIRFNIETKLDPRQPDTTKSPGEFVTAIAGLITERGLEDRADIQSFDFRTLLQVQERFPYIRTVYLFGDFSICPTGKDADGKSYCDDGTNFQPLDINAPVTESLSDANNTPWMAGMYWPYRRTTLDYAVRSQTSGGFEGLAVSPDGKKLYPLLEKPLTGAPAGQLLISEFDTATRSYTGTQFKYQYAERGESIGEFVLFADRKGIIIERDGTQGDVNGWKRLFQVELPAASGAAVIKTDLVNLNAIPDTLQLSAGTALAGDVGLGNPFSFPFQTIESVLVLGPRLLAVTNDNNYPGSIGRHKGLGLPDDNEFILVKLDHDLY; this is encoded by the coding sequence ATGATTCGATTGGGTCGGGCGGTGGCCGGGCTTGTGGCCGGTTCGTTTCTCGTTGTGGGATGCACGGGCGATGACGGCGCCAACGGCGCACCCGGGCACGATGGCAAAGACGGCGCGAACGCCGGCAAGACGGACAAATGGGGCGTTTCGGAGAGCGATCCCCCCGGTCTGGTCGGTCGTGCGGTGTTGCCGGCGGCGACCTTCGCACCCGGCCCGCCGTCGGGTGAGATCACCGGCGGCTTCTGGCCTTCGCAGCCGGTTCAAGGGTTCTCGTCCTTGGTCGATCTCGGCGATGGGTCGTTTTATGCGCTGGTCGACAATGGCTTTGGTGGGATTGAAAACTCGGCCGACGCCATGTTGCGCATCTACCGCGTACGGCCCTCGTACAAGACCAGCTCCGGTGGGTCCGGCGGCGTGGACGTGCTCAGCTACATCGAGCTCCGCGATCCCGACAAAAAGGTGAAATTCACCATCGTCAACCAATTCACCTCGCGGCGTCTTCTCACCGGTGCCGACTTCGATCCGGAGTCGTTGCGCGTGGCCGCCGACGGCACTCTTTGGATCGGCGACGAATTCGGCCCATTTCTTTTGCACTTCGATTCATCGGGCAAGCTTCTCGATGCACCGTATTCGCTGCCCGATTTCGAGCGCCCGGGGCAGTTCGTTCGCTCGCCGCAGAATCCGTGGCTGGAGGAGGCTTCCGCCATTCGCGTGATGAATGCGGCGAAGGCCCACGGCCGCGCGCACGGTGTGACCAAGACGCCGGTGTTCTCTCCGTGGCACGTTCACGTGGTCGATGCCGACACCACGGGCAACCGTGGTTTCAACACGCAGCGCGACAATTTCGACAAGCCCAACACGCCGGGCGCCAATGGAAATACCGGGCTTCAAGCGGCCAACGACGAGATCGTTCGCTTGACCAAGAGCCCCGGCTCGTTTCCGAGCATCCAGGCTGCGGGCTACCCCGTGGTGACCTGGACGGTGAACGACGCTCCGCGCATGAAGGAGATGCTCGACCTAGGCGTCAATGGCATCATTTCCGATCGGCCCGATATCCTTTACAGCACGATTGCCGCGTATGACGCGAACAAAGACGGCAAACCGGGCGATTTGCTCGATGCCGACGGTTTGATCGATCGCTCGAAGGTCGATGCGCAAGCCCACCGCGGCGGGCGCGACCTGCGGCCGGAGAATACGATTCCGTCGTACGAGGTCGGCCTGGACAATCTGATCAGCACCTTGGAAATGGACTGCGGGCTCACCGCGGACAACGTCCCCGTGATGTACCACGATCGGGATTTCCGAGGCTCTCTCCCGGGCGAGCCGAAGAAGTCGCGCCGCAAGGGCGGGGCAGCATTGCCGGTTCACATCAAGGACGTGACCTTGGCGAGCATCCAGGACGTCTCGTCTCCGATTCTCAACGATGGGGTCATCCGCACGGGAACGCCGCAGACGAACGATCCCGCTCTCTCCCCGGTGGCGCGCGCATTCTGGGCACAAAGGCATCGCGGTGCCGACGAAATTTACATGATGCCGAGCCTGGCGCAGGTGTTCGAGTTCGTCGACTTTTACGTCGATTATTACAAGAACGGCGAAGGCAAATCGCACGCGGACGCCGCCAAACGCTGGAAGAACGCGGCACGGATTCGCTTCAACATCGAAACGAAGTTGGATCCGCGCCAGCCGGATACCACGAAGAGCCCGGGCGAGTTCGTGACCGCGATTGCGGGGCTCATCACCGAGCGCGGTCTCGAGGATCGCGCCGACATCCAGAGCTTCGATTTTCGCACCTTGCTGCAGGTGCAAGAGCGCTTTCCGTACATTCGGACGGTGTACCTGTTCGGCGATTTCTCGATTTGCCCGACGGGGAAGGACGCGGACGGAAAGTCGTATTGCGACGACGGGACGAACTTCCAGCCGCTCGACATCAACGCCCCCGTGACCGAGTCGCTCTCCGACGCGAACAACACGCCGTGGATGGCCGGGATGTACTGGCCATACCGCCGCACCACCCTGGACTATGCGGTTCGCTCGCAGACGAGCGGTGGCTTCGAAGGCCTCGCCGTCTCGCCCGATGGCAAAAAGCTCTATCCTTTGCTGGAGAAGCCGCTCACCGGTGCGCCGGCGGGCCAATTGCTCATCAGCGAATTCGATACCGCGACGCGAAGCTACACGGGGACGCAGTTCAAGTATCAATATGCCGAACGCGGGGAATCGATTGGCGAGTTCGTGCTCTTCGCGGACCGGAAGGGCATCATCATCGAACGCGACGGAACGCAGGGGGACGTCAATGGTTGGAAGCGTCTCTTCCAAGTCGAGTTGCCTGCGGCTTCCGGCGCGGCGGTGATCAAGACGGATCTCGTCAATCTGAATGCGATTCCGGACACGCTGCAGCTTTCGGCTGGAACCGCGCTCGCGGGGGATGTGGGACTCGGCAATCCGTTTTCGTTTCCATTCCAAACCATCGAGAGCGTCCTGGTGTTGGGACCGCGTCTTCTGGCGGTGACGAATGACAACAATTATCCTGGCAGCATCGGTCGCCACAAAGGTCTGGGCCTCCCGGATGACAACGAGTTCATCCTGGTGAAGCTCGATCACGATCTCTATTGA
- a CDS encoding ThuA domain-containing protein: MLLALFVTAAGCGSDGAEDSKATDSAIDVTGGISIELGTPAKLKVLSIGQLQVNGEDEIHAPFVRAAKVWLNQIAPANNLDITYVESPNGITDSVLSKYNMILQLNYVPWGWNRTAQAAFEKYIAEGRGGWVGLHHAGLYGPEVQPEGEPLWTWYGKFVGGINYQNYIASFAEATVRIEDRSHPIFKGVPAQFQVTKDEWYTWDRSPRPNVQVLANVDENSYKPPSDIKMGGDHPVVWSNPKYKAKNVYIFMGHHPNLMENTAYKTLLKNAIVWAGTPKR, from the coding sequence ATGCTGTTGGCTTTGTTCGTGACCGCCGCGGGATGTGGCAGCGACGGCGCGGAGGACTCGAAGGCGACGGACTCGGCCATTGATGTTACCGGTGGCATCAGCATCGAACTGGGGACTCCGGCCAAACTGAAGGTGCTCAGCATCGGGCAGCTGCAAGTGAACGGCGAGGACGAGATCCACGCGCCCTTCGTGCGTGCGGCGAAGGTGTGGCTCAATCAGATTGCTCCCGCGAACAATTTGGATATCACCTACGTCGAGAGTCCCAATGGCATTACGGACTCCGTGCTCTCGAAATACAATATGATTCTGCAGCTCAATTACGTGCCCTGGGGCTGGAATCGAACGGCACAAGCTGCCTTCGAAAAGTACATCGCCGAAGGGCGGGGCGGCTGGGTGGGGCTGCACCATGCGGGCTTGTATGGCCCCGAGGTCCAGCCGGAGGGGGAACCGCTCTGGACGTGGTATGGCAAATTCGTCGGCGGGATCAATTATCAGAACTACATTGCCTCGTTCGCCGAGGCCACCGTTCGCATCGAAGACCGATCGCACCCCATTTTCAAGGGCGTACCCGCGCAATTCCAGGTGACCAAGGACGAATGGTATACTTGGGATAGGAGTCCGAGGCCCAACGTTCAGGTCCTCGCCAACGTGGACGAGAACTCGTACAAGCCGCCGTCGGACATCAAAATGGGCGGCGACCACCCCGTGGTGTGGAGCAACCCGAAGTACAAGGCCAAGAACGTGTACATCTTCATGGGCCACCATCCCAATTTGATGGAGAACACCGCGTACAAGACCCTGTTGAAGAACGCCATCGTCTGGGCCGGCACACCCAAGCGATGA
- a CDS encoding proline iminopeptidase-family hydrolase, with product MNRRSFILSGAGALTMAACTKSEHATAALPTDGRIRSGGARMIEIEGGYRVWTKKVGDAPIKLLLLHGGPGVDHSYFECFEDFLPQNGIEFYYYDQLDSTYSDKPNDPKLWTVERFREEVEAVRKGLGLEQFYLLGHSWGGILAIEYALAYQEHLKGLIISNMPPGVRSAEAYARTLRAELPQETQATLEKYEREGKFDAPEYSQIMMDVFYTRHLCRLPRPWPEPMERIFRHFNRDIYNYMQGPNVMHVTGTLKDWDRWADVPRIRTRTLTIGAKYDEVPPEDMRKMATLMPNARAWISDKGAHMTMYDDQLAYVRTLIDFLKSS from the coding sequence ATGAATCGTCGTTCGTTCATCTTGTCGGGAGCCGGAGCGTTGACCATGGCCGCGTGCACGAAGTCCGAACACGCGACCGCCGCGCTCCCGACGGATGGACGGATTCGTAGCGGCGGTGCCCGCATGATCGAGATCGAGGGCGGGTACCGCGTCTGGACCAAAAAGGTGGGCGATGCGCCCATCAAGCTTCTTCTGTTGCACGGAGGTCCCGGCGTCGATCACAGCTACTTCGAATGCTTCGAGGACTTCCTCCCGCAGAACGGAATCGAGTTTTACTATTACGACCAACTCGATTCGACGTACTCCGACAAACCCAACGATCCAAAGCTCTGGACCGTGGAGCGTTTTCGCGAGGAGGTGGAGGCTGTCCGCAAGGGGCTCGGGCTAGAGCAGTTCTATCTGCTCGGGCACTCCTGGGGCGGCATCCTGGCCATCGAATACGCCCTGGCGTACCAGGAGCATTTGAAGGGGCTCATCATTTCGAACATGCCGCCCGGGGTTCGGTCGGCGGAGGCGTATGCGCGCACCTTGCGGGCCGAGTTACCCCAGGAGACGCAGGCCACCCTCGAGAAGTACGAACGCGAAGGGAAGTTCGACGCTCCGGAATACTCACAAATCATGATGGATGTATTCTACACGCGCCATCTGTGCCGGTTGCCCCGCCCGTGGCCCGAGCCCATGGAGCGCATCTTTCGCCACTTCAACCGGGACATTTACAATTACATGCAGGGCCCGAACGTCATGCACGTCACCGGGACCTTGAAGGATTGGGACCGCTGGGCCGACGTTCCGCGCATCCGCACGCGGACGCTGACCATTGGCGCGAAGTACGATGAGGTGCCTCCCGAAGACATGAGGAAAATGGCTACCCTCATGCCCAATGCGCGCGCTTGGATCTCGGACAAAGGCGCCCATATGACCATGTACGACGATCAGCTGGCGTACGTCCGCACGCTCATCGACTTCCTGAAGTCCAGCTGA
- a CDS encoding LysE family transporter, with amino-acid sequence MDAPTMLASLATLAIAHLLACASPGPSFIFVAQSAASRSRRAGLLAALGMSAGATVWAAGALLGLAALFERVAELYRVAQIAGGLYLVYIAYRIAQHAKDPLPAPGSAPAATDAQIFLGAMRVQLANPKVSVFFASIFITVLPRDASLAFRLAVLLMVIVDETLWYSFVATVLSTSRARTVYGRFKTTADRITGAFLGLLGFRLVLQGARAVK; translated from the coding sequence ATGGACGCTCCCACGATGCTGGCCTCGCTGGCCACCTTGGCCATTGCCCATTTGCTCGCATGCGCTTCGCCGGGTCCAAGTTTCATTTTCGTGGCGCAATCCGCTGCGAGCCGCTCGCGGCGGGCAGGCCTTCTCGCGGCGCTCGGCATGAGCGCAGGTGCTACCGTGTGGGCCGCGGGAGCCCTGCTCGGCCTCGCGGCGCTGTTCGAGCGGGTCGCGGAGTTGTACCGGGTGGCGCAGATCGCCGGCGGGCTGTACCTCGTCTACATCGCCTACCGCATTGCGCAGCACGCAAAGGATCCCCTGCCCGCGCCGGGGAGCGCACCGGCGGCCACCGATGCCCAAATCTTCCTCGGCGCGATGCGCGTGCAGCTCGCGAACCCCAAAGTGTCCGTGTTCTTCGCCTCCATCTTCATCACCGTCTTGCCGCGCGATGCGTCGCTCGCGTTCCGCTTGGCGGTGCTGCTGATGGTCATCGTCGACGAGACGCTTTGGTATTCCTTCGTGGCCACGGTTCTCTCGACGAGCCGGGCGCGCACGGTTTACGGCCGATTCAAGACGACGGCGGATCGCATCACCGGAGCCTTCCTCGGGCTGCTCGGTTTTCGCCTGGTCCTGCAGGGCGCCCGCGCCGTGAAGTGA